Proteins from a genomic interval of Schistocerca piceifrons isolate TAMUIC-IGC-003096 chromosome 3, iqSchPice1.1, whole genome shotgun sequence:
- the LOC124789725 gene encoding upstream activation factor subunit spp27 encodes MADISKDELRKEIAAILKDADLTSTSSKKVRQQIEEKLDVDLSDRKKEVDDLVMECLKEKQDGKKKNSKDEDEEEDEEEEEEEEDEEEEEDEKPKAKRAAKKPTKRPKKGSSEESDEGSDDDASDEEYNPSKKSKGASPKKGKPPAKKKKGSDSDSDEDWAKARKSSSGGGGGGGGTKKKGGAKRGGGGGYIKAKSLSPELAALMGQDSMPRHEVVKKIWGIIKERNLYDPKNKQFAICDDELMKVFGVKRFRMFGMMKYLKNHFVD; translated from the exons ATGGCAGACATCTCGAAAGACGAGCTCCGCAAGGAAATTGCCG CTATCCTGAAGGATGCTGATCTTACATCAACATCATCCAAAAAAGTCCGCCAGCAGATtgaagagaagctggatgttgatcTTTCAGACAG GAAAAAGGAAGTGGATGATTTGGTAATGGAATGTCTCAAAGAGAAACAAGacggaaaaaagaaaaacagtaaggatgaagatgaggaagaggatgaggaggaagaggaagaagaagaggatgaggaggaagaagaagatgaaaaacCTAAAGCAAAGAGAGCAGCTAAAAAGCCCACGAAGCGGCCCAAGAAAGGCAGCAGTGAAGAAAGTGACGAAGGCTCAGATGAT gATGCAAGTGATGAGGAATATAATCCATCCAAAAAGTCTAAGGGTGCCTCGCCAAAAAAGGGCAAACCTCCAGCGAAGAAGAAGAAGggtagtgacagtgacagtgatgaAGACTGGGCAAAAGCAAGGAAAAGCAGttctggtggaggtggtggtggcggtggaacGAAGAAGAAAGGAGGC GCAAAACGAGGTGGTGGGGGAGGCTACATCAAAGCCAAAAGCCTTAGCCCAGAATTGGCAGCACTTATGGGACAAGACTCAATGCCCCGTCATGAAGTTGTCAAAAAGATATGGGGCATCATTAAAGAAAGAAATCTTTAC GACCCGAAAAACAAGCAGTTTGCTATATGTGACGATGAACTGATGAAAGTTTTTG GTGTCAAGCGCTTCCGGATGTTTGGCATGATGAAATATCTGAAAAACCATTTTGTCGACTAA